AAACCaaagaaaaagcaaaagaaagCAGCAGAAACGTTATTGATTGATGAACCTGAAGAAGATGAGACAGTTGTAGCTACGTAAGACGATCTGTATAATGCTGGTGAAGATATGATGTTTAATGTTGATGTCTTGGAAACCGGGCCAACAGTGACTGCTGAAGTTGATCAAGCGGTTAATGTCGAAGCTGGAAAAGAGAAGGTTTTTGATGACATTAGGGTGATGATGTTGATAAGAGCACTACAAGTTCTTCGAGCTCTTCAGATGATGAGATTGACGAGACTGAACGTTTAAGAAGAGTTCAGGAAGCAACAGAACAAGAGAAGTTGTTGAGAAAGAGATAGACAGGaaaaggatgatgatgaagcttATGTTCCTTCTCCAGAACATGTCCGCGAGTCACAATTTCCTTCAATGGTCCAAAGAAAGCTGGAGCACGAAAGAAAGTTGTATCTCCAAAGATCCGAAAAGTTACACCGAAGATTAAAATGCCAAAGATTGTCTTAAAGAAGAAGCCTTCCAAAGAAACCAGGAAACCACCAACTCCGCCACATGAACCAACACCACCTCAATCACCAATCCAATCACCTCCAAGACAATctacaccaccacaacaaccttcACCACCGAAACAACCAACACCACCTAGACAAACATCACCTATACATCATTCACCACTACATCTTTCACCGCCACCACAACAAATGCTTCTTACATCGCAAGAAATCTTTCAAACACCTCTACCCACTCAAATTCAACCTGGTTCTTCTGGCAAAGGTCTTTACACTCCTCATGATAGTCTTGAAGACATTGGAGATTTCGGTTTTGCTAACGATGAACAAGTGAAGAAGTTGGAGAAAAAGATGGATGAAGTGTTAGATGAAAACAATAAATTAGCTGCTGAAAACAAGAAAGTCGCAGATCGTGAGAGAATTCTTGAAATGCGTGTGAAGAGGTTGGAAGGTGATAACAAAGAGTTGTTGAAAAAGATTGATTCTGATCAATCAGAGATTGATATTTTGAAGGTGAGAGTTgctgaacttgaagaagaaaagactcGAAGAGATTAACAGAACGAGTACTTCAAACTGAAAAACAAAGAGTTAGAAGCGGCTAAAGCATTAAGAGATCATGAGTTCTATATGTTGAATAAAGTCGTTGAAAGTATGCTCGGAACGTCTGTAGAGCAAAAGTTTGAAGAGTTGCAAGTTGAGGAACTCAGGGCACAACGTCAAGCAGAgattgatgaacaaatgaaaaATAAAGGTAAAGGCGCTGAAGGAAGTTCTGCAGTGACAGAGAGATCGATTGTTCCTTCTATGGTTGTTGAAAATCCTGAGCCTATCTCTGCTATATCTGGTCTTTTTGAAGAAGATATACCACTTGACGAGCTAATTGGTGATAGTGATGAcgaagatgatgaagaggaggatgacgaggaagatgatgaagatgagaaagTCTATTCAGCGAGCAGTCATGGTTCTGGtaacgatgatgatgatgctcaggGTGGTATGGGTGTGAAAGTATCTGAAGCTTCCACTAAGAAAACagttgatgatttgatgaacgATTCAGTGAATGAAGAATCAGGGGGAGCTGATGGAAAGGGGGAGTCGAGTGATGCATAAAATGTTCAACATGCCGAAAAGTTAATCCTGAGATTGGATACTTATAGAGAAGAAGGCGAACATTTTTATACATACACGTTGGAAGCAATTAAAGAAATGACTCCCATGGTGAATCCTGATTTTAAGTtcgattttgaagaagaattgaACGCCTTCGACATCAATCAACAGCCTGAATATGAGTATAAGTATGTTGAAGATGCTGACATGCATGACagagtcaaagttgaagattggaCAGATGATGAAAGTGTTAATGAAGATACTTCACAGTTGCCTACACTGATGGAGTTCTTTACAGAAGAAAATCGCGATGAGTTGAGAAGAAAAGTTTCTGAGATCCTGAAAGATAAGAACTTTGATGGCACTCCCAAAGATATGGCAAAGGAAGAAAGGAAGAAATGGTTCAAAGACAGTCACGAGAGGAAGTTCAAACGATCATTAAAGTACTATCAACGTGATCGAAGCGTGTCTCTCGGTGACATTATCAGCTGGGGTTTCTTACCTCAAGTTAATGCTTACGCAATCAGGAGAGAATGCGGGGTGCAGTACTTTGAGTACTTATATGACGTGATGTCATTACCCTGCTGGGATGTGGAAGAGCTATCTAAAGTCAGAACTTTAGATTATCCGGTACGAAAGAATGATATTCCAATGTGGGGGTATATCAAGTTTGAAGCGTTGAAAGAGTTTCATCCTTGGAAACCACATTACCCTAAGAGAGTGCAAAGGGTTGATCCTGAAACAGGGGTTGTAGAAACTATCCTTAACGTCAAAAAGCCAAAGACAATGAAGACTATCCCAGTGCCACCAATGGAGCAGGATTTCTACAAAGGCTTTTTGGGCTGGGTGTATAGTTACATTTCGACTGAGGCTGTCATTACTTACAGAGCAGGAGGAGAATTACGAGAGATACATGTGTATGGCCCTATGTGGCTTGTGAACTGCTCTGCGAAGGATATCGAATGTTTATTCATCAACAAGATTCACTATCAAGTTGAAGATAAAGAGCAGGCGCTAAAGTTTCAAAGAGTTGCTACcctttgctttcagaaaggtaTCAATTCTGAGAGTAAATGGAAGTCATCTTGGTGGTCGCTCGAGGAGAAAGTGAAGAGAAAAGCTGAGcgtgaacgtcaaaagcttgaagaaaagaGAGAAACGTGGATGAACATTCAAGCTGAAGAAGAGAAGGcaagaaagaaagagaatgacAGGATAAGGAACGCGCTTAGGAAGAAGCCTAAGCAGCATGAAGAAAAGTTCAAGTCCTTGTGAAGACCCGAagtcaagactgaagactgcggctgtatccaagggggagtttgttggtgcacgaatgtctaaagcctgcgtcttaagtcttagttgttcatgtatagggtctagaaGTGTTAATTATGCATAGTATAGGGGTTGAAATGTAAATGTATGGTTTTAAtgtactgatttcgctcatagtgacaatATGttacttggagcgaaatcactagcttctgatttcgctccaagtgacacatggtcatatgagcgaaatctcatcccctatatatagctatagtgttttctcattttgtacgtGCATGTTTactgtgtagccgaactgctgctcaACTATTTCTTGAAGAATTAATGAGAAAACCAGTTTAAAGTGATctgcttctgtttctactcattttctactttgattcatgctgattttgtatttccgctgcattatcagtagtatctagctctgattgactcacacgACTATCAATAACGGTCCTACAAATATCctgtccctggcccatactgggtctTACAGACACTGTCTGTCtattgctggcattgtcagcatattTTTGAATTATTCGTTctttgtgctaactgtgctttgtgcatcaagtatgtcactaaagttcgTGTGTAATATacggagtgacagtatgaaatatgATGCATACGTATGTgtgtaacagaaaacagaaagcactttaatcacagttgtaatcaagcacagtcattaagcacaaatttaatattaatcaaatgtacggatacctgtaaatgtgagggttgtcacattctccctccgttaagaaaattctgtcccgaaatttaggttctgcttctagttgcaggggtcttgggaaataaatgggggtatttctccttcatatgatcctcacgttcccacatgaattctgggccatgtcttgcattccatcgaactttgacgagcttgacactactcatGCGTGTTTTATtaatcttccaatcagtaacctctaCTGGTTCTTAgacaaagtggagtgtgtcgtcaatatgaacttcgttaacaggaatgacaactgtctcttgagtcggaatctttttcaggtttgatacatggaatgtatcatgaacaccattaagttcagcagctaagtccaatttgtatgctacaagcccaatcctttgcaggattctgaatgggccaatgtagcgcggattcaactttccacgctttccaaagcgtgccacacccttccagggtgaaaccttcaataatatcatatctcccacctcaaattccagaggtttccttcttcggtccaattccggaccaactagttgtctatcacgagccgccttgatgcactctcggatctgtgcaatcttgtctgtcatttcctggaccaattccggaccaactagttgtctatcacctgcgtcagcccagcaaatcggtgatcgacatttgcatccataaagagcttcgaatggtgcgacttgaatacttgcatgataactgttattgtatgaaaattcgaccaatggtaggtgagtgtcccaacttccacctaaatccactacgcaagctcgcagcatgtcttctaatgtctgaatcgttcgttcactttGTCCATCAGTTTGCGGGTGAAATGTTGTACTTAGATTCAgctgagaaccaaatgcttcttgaaaggattgccaaatccttgacacaaatcttccatccctatcagagatgattgagagaggcactccatgtcgcgcgacgatctctctcatgtatatctcagctagtTTACTCGTGTTATCTTTATCCCTGATGGACAGGAAGTGCGCGGATTTCGTTaaacggtctactattacccaaatagtatcatgacctttGGGTGtccttggcaatttcgttatgaaatccattgaaatctgttcccatttccatttgggtatctcGGGTTGTTGCAGAAGACCTGAGGGCATTTGGTGTTCgacttttaccttggcgcacgttaaacacttgctatcatatactgcaacatcgcctttcatcctaggccaccagtagaaatccttaagatcttggtacatcttatctgctcctggatgaattgagtaccgctatttgtgagcttcattgaaaataacctttctcaatccaccaaacagaggaacccaaattcgtctcatgaagcacaaagttccttcctcgtttggtaccaattgcttctccattccacggagatactcatcctcaatattcctttctttcagagcttctctctgcgcgacacaaatgcgcaatgagaggtctgtctggacaatcatttccaaagccctaacccttatgggcttgatcctttcttttcgacttagggcatcagcgaccacattcgccttccctggatgatacttgattttgtagtcatagtcgttcaatagttctacccagcgtctttgtctcatgttaagctccttctggtcaaatatgtgctgtaggctcttatgatcagtgtagatggtgcatcgcataccatacaaatagtgtcgccagatctttaacgcaaataccaccgcgcctaattccaagtcgtgcgtggtatattttttctcgtggaccttcaactggggggaagcatatgctataactttctgtcgctgcatcaacacgatcctaaaccttgacgcgaggcgtcacaatataccacaaaatcatccgttccttcgggtagcgataagatcggtgcattacaaggcttgtccttcaacaactgaaacgcttcttcttgtttgactccccaatcaaacttcttatctttcttcGTAAGtgaagtcaaaggttgagcgaattttgagaaatcctcaatgaaccttcggtaataaccagccaaacctaagaactgtcgaatctcggttgtcgtctttggcgtttcccagttctttatcgcttcgatctttgtgggatccacatggattccatttccattaaccacatgtccaagaaattagACTTCGcgcaaccagaactcgcacttcgagaacttggcatacaatttctcctttttaagtagctccaagatagctcttaaatgctgttcgtgctcatcctctatcttcgagtagatcaaaatatcatcgatgaacacaatcacaaacttgtcgaggtacggcttacaaactctgttcatcaaatccataaaaacagctggcgcgtttgtcaacccaaacgacatAACTAGGAACTTGTAacgtccatatcgagttctaaaagtaGTCCTGGGGATAttttcctcttgaattctcaactgatgatatccggatcacaaatcgatctttgagtagaaactcgaaccttgcagctgatcgaacaggtcatcaatttacggcagaggatatctattcttgattgtcagcttgttcagttctctgtagtcgatacacatgcgaaagctaccatccttcttcttaacaaacagaactggagctccccaaggcgagaagcttggtctgataaatcccttgtctaacaactcctgaagttgcgtcgacaactccggcatctccgaaggcgcaagtcggtagggtgccttagccacaggcgcggcgcctggaactaagtcaatgtggaactcgacttgtctttgcggcggtaatcctggcaagtcttgtggaaagacttcaggatattcttttacgactggaatgtcttcgatctttggctcagcagcttctttatccacgatgtgtgccaagtaggcaacacatcccttctgtaaacactttctagctttcagacatctaatgattctcagaggcgtatagcgcttttctccatggactacgatcgtctctccatcttctattgggatgcgaatggtcttttcgtgacaaacaatctcggctttgttgcttgacaaccaatccatccctactaccacgtcaaaacttcccaactcgactggtagtagatccaaagtgaacccGCATTCTCCCAACTCAATTACACATCCTCGGACAACTTCAttcgcttcaactagctttccattagctagttcacttgagtacggaatatctaacttactagcagttaacccaagcatgttcttaaattctaacgatacaaagctataatcggcaccagtatcaaacagaacag
The Helianthus annuus cultivar XRQ/B chromosome 6, HanXRQr2.0-SUNRISE, whole genome shotgun sequence genome window above contains:
- the LOC110944974 gene encoding CCAAT/enhancer-binding protein alpha-like, whose product is MPKIVLKKKPSKETRKPPTPPHEPTPPQSPIQSPPRQSTPPQQPSPPKQPTPPRQTSPIHHSPLHLSPPPQQMLLTSQEIFQTPLPTQIQPGSSGKGLYTPHDSLEDIGDFGFANDEQVKKLEKKMDEVLDENNKLAAENKKVADRERILEMRVKRLEGDNKELLKKIDSDQSEIDILKVRVAELEEEKTRRD
- the LOC110944973 gene encoding prothymosin alpha-B-like; protein product: MLNKVVESMLGTSVEQKFEELQVEELRAQRQAEIDEQMKNKGKGAEGSSAVTERSIVPSMVVENPEPISAISGLFEEDIPLDELIGDSDDEDDEEEDDEEDDEDEKVYSASSHGSGNDDDDAQGGMGVKVSEASTKKTVDDLMNDSVNEESGGADGKGESSDA